In one Vibrio sp. CB1-14 genomic region, the following are encoded:
- a CDS encoding succinylglutamate desuccinylase/aspartoacylase family protein codes for MAKELVIAGVEIRPGERKEIDIPVAKLYTDAEVSIPVQVIRAKKEGPVVFVSAAVHGDELNGIEIISRLIAENLKLQCGTLIYVPMVNVYGVLNQSRYMPDRRDLNRCFPGSKKGSLAGRLAHTFLESIVSHCDYGIDLHTGAIHRSNLPQIRANLEDEETKRLAEAFAVPVLLNANIRDGSLREAAVNHGARVLLYEAGEALRFDELSIQTGVKGVLRVLKALGMTRKRVSKAKTDPFIANRSDWTRADASGFVKEYVHLGSMVEKGEILADINGPLGNNIGQVTSNRTGIIIGKQNIPLVQEGEAMYHIAYFGDNAEEVFEHIEIMQESIVPVEPSM; via the coding sequence ATGGCTAAAGAGCTTGTCATAGCGGGCGTAGAAATACGCCCTGGTGAGCGTAAAGAAATCGATATCCCAGTTGCGAAATTATACACGGACGCAGAAGTAAGTATCCCAGTCCAAGTAATACGAGCAAAGAAAGAAGGACCAGTGGTGTTTGTGAGCGCCGCTGTCCACGGGGATGAGTTAAATGGCATAGAGATTATTAGTCGCCTAATTGCAGAAAACTTAAAACTGCAGTGCGGCACGTTAATTTATGTACCTATGGTCAACGTATATGGTGTTCTAAACCAGAGCCGCTATATGCCAGACCGCCGAGATCTAAACCGTTGTTTTCCTGGCTCAAAGAAAGGATCGCTGGCTGGACGTCTAGCGCATACTTTCCTAGAGAGTATTGTTTCGCATTGTGACTATGGTATCGACCTACACACAGGCGCTATTCATCGTTCTAACTTGCCGCAAATTCGAGCAAACTTAGAAGACGAAGAAACAAAGCGTCTTGCAGAGGCCTTTGCTGTGCCGGTTTTGCTTAATGCCAACATTCGAGATGGCTCATTACGTGAAGCCGCTGTTAACCACGGCGCTCGCGTACTTCTGTATGAAGCAGGCGAGGCGCTACGATTTGATGAGCTATCTATTCAGACCGGTGTCAAAGGCGTACTTCGCGTACTTAAAGCGCTAGGTATGACTCGCAAACGTGTATCAAAGGCAAAAACGGATCCCTTTATTGCCAACCGTAGTGACTGGACGCGTGCAGATGCGAGTGGATTTGTTAAAGAATACGTTCATTTGGGCTCTATGGTCGAGAAAGGCGAGATCCTAGCCGACATTAACGGCCCGCTGGGTAACAATATTGGTCAGGTTACGTCAAACCGCACTGGTATCATTATCGGCAAGCAAAACATTCCTCTGGTTCAAGAAGGGGAAGCTATGTATCACATTGCGTATTTTGGAGATAACGCAGAAGAGGTATTTGAACACATCGAAATCATGCAAGAGTCGATTGTTCCAGTAGAACCGAGCATGTAA
- a CDS encoding ATP-dependent zinc protease, producing the protein MPNTYNDRMIIGNLEVCSLPELGIFDLEVRIDTGAKTSSLHVDNLQRVKRDGRLYVQYDLHPDIYHLDEIVHCESLIYDSRRIKSSNGDSEQRCVIQTLFKLGDREWPIEITLSNRQDMSYMMLLGREAMIDKVYVDPSRAFLID; encoded by the coding sequence ATGCCAAACACATATAACGACAGAATGATCATTGGCAACTTGGAAGTTTGTAGCCTTCCTGAGTTGGGTATTTTTGATTTAGAAGTACGCATTGATACAGGTGCAAAAACCTCTTCGCTTCACGTTGACAACTTACAGCGTGTGAAACGAGATGGTCGTTTATACGTCCAATATGACTTGCATCCAGACATCTATCATTTAGATGAGATCGTACATTGTGAATCGTTAATTTACGACTCAAGACGTATCAAATCATCCAACGGTGATTCAGAACAGCGCTGCGTTATCCAAACCTTGTTCAAACTTGGTGACAGAGAGTGGCCCATTGAGATCACGCTAAGCAATCGCCAAGACATGTCTTATATGATGCTGTTGGGGCGTGAAGCTATGATCGACAAAGTATACGTGGATCCAAGCAGAGCGTTTCTGATTGATTAA
- a CDS encoding DUF413 domain-containing protein, with product MTETQFRHGKKRFYDAVKFPRGFAKSGDFTLIEEDILVTYGETMLALERGDITPENAEEKHFTKVIVNPSKAKSKLEHTWLKYVRLARGRRAFHTLNSKSKFHEAAKDYDYDMENDDVLEPA from the coding sequence ATGACTGAAACTCAATTTCGCCACGGCAAGAAACGTTTTTATGATGCAGTAAAGTTCCCACGCGGATTCGCGAAATCGGGTGACTTTACACTGATTGAAGAAGACATCTTGGTAACTTACGGAGAAACCATGTTAGCGCTTGAACGCGGTGACATTACCCCAGAAAACGCCGAAGAAAAACACTTCACAAAAGTGATTGTTAACCCTAGCAAAGCGAAATCCAAACTGGAACACACCTGGCTTAAATACGTTCGCTTGGCGCGCGGAAGACGAGCTTTCCATACGTTGAATAGTAAATCTAAGTTTCATGAAGCCGCGAAAGACTATGATTACGACATGGAAAACGACGACGTTTTAGAGCCAGCATAA
- a CDS encoding LysR family transcriptional regulator produces MDVKVFQTFLEVAKEKHFGRASENLYITQAAVSARIKQLEEYFDTRLFTRHRNNIQLTSAGQRLVGYAEVMVSTLKQATFDLSLESNKALQLTLGGTPNIWDAYLQNGLSVVTDSLTGYGFVAESLGREQLNRKLLERTLDVAFSFDPFKVEEFKSHQIAELSLVLVSTEPNNIESAFNSKYVYVDWGTQFAFEHADRHPNIPAPYLRTSTGRIALDFVLEKGGCAYLPASLVEPFIESEQLFRVEGADEWARPLYISYRKNSTSLEAILQVESLINTVKPTTSFVVQQAGESVE; encoded by the coding sequence ATGGACGTAAAAGTATTCCAAACCTTCCTTGAAGTCGCTAAGGAGAAACACTTTGGTCGCGCATCCGAAAACCTCTACATCACGCAGGCCGCGGTGAGTGCACGTATCAAACAGCTCGAAGAATACTTTGATACGCGGTTGTTTACCCGACATCGCAACAATATTCAATTGACCTCAGCGGGTCAAAGGTTGGTGGGGTACGCAGAGGTGATGGTTTCGACGCTTAAGCAGGCAACCTTTGATTTATCTCTTGAGAGTAATAAGGCGCTGCAATTAACTCTAGGCGGCACACCCAATATCTGGGACGCATATTTGCAAAATGGTTTGAGTGTGGTGACAGACTCTTTGACTGGTTATGGCTTTGTCGCAGAGTCGTTAGGTCGCGAGCAGCTAAACCGCAAGTTGCTTGAGCGCACGTTGGATGTCGCATTTTCTTTCGATCCATTTAAGGTGGAAGAGTTCAAGAGTCACCAAATTGCCGAACTGTCTTTGGTGTTAGTATCAACAGAACCAAATAACATTGAATCTGCGTTCAACAGTAAATATGTTTATGTAGATTGGGGAACGCAGTTCGCGTTTGAACATGCCGATCGACACCCTAATATTCCAGCTCCTTACCTGCGTACGTCAACGGGGCGTATTGCGTTGGATTTTGTTTTGGAGAAGGGAGGCTGTGCCTATCTTCCTGCGTCGCTTGTGGAGCCTTTCATAGAGTCTGAGCAGCTATTTAGAGTCGAGGGAGCCGATGAATGGGCTCGGCCTTTGTACATAAGTTACCGTAAAAACAGCACCTCATTAGAGGCGATTTTACAAGTTGAATCACTCATCAACACTGTTAAGCCAACTACCTCGTTCGTCGTACAGCAGGCGGGTGAAAGTGTGGAATAA
- a CDS encoding P-loop NTPase fold protein has product MSKPSYIPYSDPWFYHRPVLAQHITNMCKDTLFSRMVYLGTRRIGKTSFFLSDLSPELINNGLLPIYINMWGNKSAPHTEFAEQLARALDEIKQEGALKRLLNTEIKKLAIGNQIAKVELEFKPRSASDADILNIKSHLKSVIEAAGGSKVVFILDEFQHLSTSSAFDNFLYTLRTLFDSYGSRITVIFTGSSRTGMKAAFEDDKVPFYQSAQVNEFPVIDDGFIEHCTNRLKDSYNIHINRLELLDFWNEIDHSPHWIINLMRELVANQRTLNQGVNFIREAIRAEEGHKDIIKNLTQTDKAVLLLLHAQRGIYSEASQAFVKKIGGKATRSAVQAAERKLESKMIISSLPNKKVIVELYGLIDAVWQDIDIPEKRFD; this is encoded by the coding sequence ATGAGTAAGCCCAGTTACATTCCTTATTCTGACCCATGGTTTTATCATCGCCCAGTATTAGCACAGCACATAACAAATATGTGTAAAGACACGCTATTTTCTCGAATGGTGTACTTAGGTACGCGCAGGATTGGCAAGACATCGTTCTTCTTAAGTGATTTAAGCCCCGAGCTTATCAACAACGGTCTGTTGCCTATCTATATCAACATGTGGGGCAACAAGAGTGCACCTCATACCGAATTCGCTGAACAGTTAGCAAGAGCGCTTGATGAAATAAAGCAAGAAGGCGCGCTGAAGCGGCTCCTCAATACAGAAATAAAAAAACTCGCGATTGGCAATCAAATTGCCAAAGTTGAACTCGAGTTTAAACCAAGGTCTGCCAGCGACGCAGATATACTCAACATTAAGAGTCATCTTAAATCCGTGATAGAGGCTGCTGGCGGTTCTAAGGTAGTCTTCATATTGGATGAATTCCAACACCTTTCTACATCTAGTGCTTTTGACAACTTTCTCTACACCCTGAGAACTCTGTTCGACTCTTACGGCTCTAGAATTACCGTGATCTTTACTGGCTCAAGCAGGACAGGCATGAAAGCGGCTTTTGAAGACGACAAAGTGCCCTTCTATCAGTCTGCACAAGTGAACGAATTTCCTGTGATTGATGACGGTTTCATTGAGCATTGCACCAACCGGCTCAAGGATTCTTATAACATTCATATTAACCGCTTGGAGCTGCTCGACTTCTGGAACGAAATTGATCACTCACCACACTGGATAATTAACCTGATGCGTGAATTGGTCGCCAATCAACGAACGCTTAACCAAGGTGTTAATTTTATCAGAGAGGCGATTCGTGCCGAGGAAGGACATAAGGACATCATTAAGAACTTAACGCAAACAGACAAAGCGGTCTTGCTATTGCTCCATGCGCAGCGTGGGATTTACAGTGAAGCTTCTCAGGCGTTTGTAAAGAAAATCGGCGGTAAAGCAACCCGAAGCGCGGTACAAGCCGCAGAGCGAAAACTAGAGTCAAAAATGATAATTAGCTCACTCCCCAATAAGAAAGTTATTGTCGAACTGTATGGGCTCATTGATGCAGTTTGGCAAGACATTGACATCCCTGAAAAGCGATTTGATTAA
- a CDS encoding DUF3088 family protein yields the protein MVLCEPNVEVCRIPFAKPRDVLVAALGSEHQWLPVLILEDKQTITEPEAIIDYLAEQFSGPQVLP from the coding sequence ATGGTGCTCTGCGAGCCGAATGTTGAGGTGTGTCGTATCCCTTTTGCGAAACCTCGTGACGTATTAGTAGCTGCATTAGGATCAGAGCATCAATGGCTACCCGTACTGATTCTGGAGGATAAACAGACCATCACTGAGCCTGAAGCGATCATTGATTACTTGGCGGAGCAATTTAGTGGGCCTCAAGTCCTCCCTTGA
- a CDS encoding methylglyoxal synthase, producing MQKTIRTMPAHKHIALVAHDHYKPELLRWVQENKEKLQGHFLYATGTTGNMLSKETGLAIKSMISGSMGGDQQIGALISEGKLDMLIFFWDPLNAVPHDPDVKALLRIASVWNIPVATNRATANFLFESNLLSQEVDIEIPDYDAYLAERI from the coding sequence ATGCAGAAAACGATTCGCACAATGCCGGCACACAAGCACATCGCACTGGTGGCTCATGATCATTACAAACCTGAGCTTCTGCGCTGGGTTCAAGAGAACAAGGAAAAGTTACAAGGTCACTTTCTGTATGCAACAGGGACAACGGGTAATATGCTTAGTAAGGAAACTGGCCTTGCCATCAAAAGCATGATCAGTGGCTCAATGGGTGGCGACCAACAAATCGGTGCGCTCATTTCTGAAGGGAAACTGGATATGTTGATCTTCTTCTGGGATCCTCTTAACGCAGTACCACACGACCCTGATGTAAAAGCCCTGCTACGTATTGCCAGCGTATGGAACATCCCTGTCGCAACCAACCGCGCTACCGCGAACTTTTTGTTTGAATCTAATCTACTCTCGCAAGAAGTGGATATTGAAATTCCAGACTATGATGCTTACTTGGCTGAACGCATCTAG